A single Streptomyces sp. 2114.4 DNA region contains:
- a CDS encoding copper chaperone PCu(A)C, whose product MKRPSLPSFASLPPLSAVAVPLLTCLVTLGALTAWTAGGNAGRPAELTIPEGRVLIPSGAEATAAFFTLRNTGGADDVLTGVTGPTGHRAMLSRTVDIGHNARSMAMVRGATVPAGGALTMTPTTLDVMVSPPPRLAPGDRLTFTLHFRHSPPRTVRARAVRPGS is encoded by the coding sequence ATGAAACGGCCGTCCCTCCCCTCCTTCGCTTCCCTCCCGCCCCTCTCGGCCGTCGCCGTGCCGCTGCTCACCTGTCTGGTGACCCTCGGCGCGCTCACCGCGTGGACCGCCGGCGGCAACGCGGGAAGGCCCGCGGAGCTGACGATCCCCGAGGGCCGGGTGCTGATCCCCTCGGGGGCCGAGGCGACCGCGGCGTTCTTCACCCTCCGCAACACCGGCGGCGCCGATGACGTCCTGACCGGCGTCACCGGCCCCACCGGCCATCGCGCGATGCTCAGCCGCACCGTCGACATCGGGCACAACGCCCGGAGCATGGCGATGGTCCGCGGCGCCACCGTCCCGGCGGGCGGCGCCCTGACCATGACGCCGACCACCCTGGACGTCATGGTCAGCCCGCCGCCACGACTCGCGCCCGGCGACCGGCTCACCTTCACGCTGCACTTCCGCCACAGCCCGCCACGGACGGTACGGGCCCGGGCGGTACGTCCCGGCAGCTGA
- a CDS encoding sigma-70 family RNA polymerase sigma factor, translating into MRDDEAVTGWALAARTGDERAVEQFVRATQLDVRRYVTHLSGDPQATDDLMQDTYVRALRSLPRFEGRSSARTWLLTIARRVVADRIRSVAVRPRLAATDDWQTAAERVQPRGVPGFDEGIALAELLAALAPQRREAFVLTQLLGLPYAAAAGVMGCPVGTVRSRVARARETLVGLLTDAERPEGELLEGERPEGKRPERAHGPRVYADAVA; encoded by the coding sequence ATGCGGGATGACGAGGCGGTGACGGGCTGGGCACTGGCCGCCCGTACCGGGGACGAGAGGGCCGTCGAGCAGTTCGTGCGGGCCACCCAGCTCGATGTCCGGCGCTATGTGACGCATCTGAGCGGTGATCCGCAGGCGACCGACGACCTGATGCAGGACACCTATGTCCGGGCGCTGCGCAGCCTGCCGCGGTTCGAGGGCCGGTCGTCGGCGCGTACCTGGCTGCTGACCATTGCCCGGCGGGTCGTGGCGGACCGCATCCGGTCCGTCGCGGTGCGGCCCCGGCTGGCCGCGACCGACGACTGGCAGACGGCCGCGGAGCGGGTGCAGCCGCGGGGTGTGCCGGGATTCGACGAGGGCATCGCGCTGGCCGAGCTGCTGGCGGCGCTGGCGCCCCAGCGGCGGGAGGCGTTTGTGCTCACGCAGTTGCTGGGGCTGCCGTACGCGGCGGCGGCCGGGGTGATGGGCTGTCCCGTGGGGACCGTACGGTCCCGGGTGGCGCGCGCCCGGGAGACGCTGGTCGGGTTGCTGACGGATGCGGAGCGCCCGGAAGGGGAGCTCCTGGAAGGCGAGCGCCCGGAAGGGAAGCGCCCGGAGAGGGCCCACGGGCCGCGGGTTTACGCGGACGCCGTGGCCTGA